DNA from Triticum aestivum cultivar Chinese Spring chromosome 7D, IWGSC CS RefSeq v2.1, whole genome shotgun sequence:
cggcgactcccttcctcgaagcaggagccccattaaggagacaagacgaggtgaggctacagtgatagcccccgacgcggatcactgtagccacgcttacctcgacaaagccctcatcatcagaggcgcggctacagtaagcagccgccgacaagaccctaggcggtggggccggcctgtcgaccgagtagccggcagccggcgggacccaccagccggcgggacccaccagccggcgggacccagcagctggcggagaagccggcaggcgtagacactgacggctggggctagttcccagtcggattaccattgtacccccggggggtaggcctatataaaccccccggagcacccatgcaaggggttcgcacctctgcatgtttggcttccaagcatagcacacgcacacacaccatagatagagagaagcaagagctagccttgttcttcttctcccttgatcccaacagctctaggagcgattgtagctactctttaccgatctagtgatcatgcggagaccccgcagagcaggattaggggtgttatctcctcggagagccccgaacctgggtaagatttgccggcgtgcatgtcttcgcctcatcccatttccaggcaccggcgacgttttattggctcccacaatgataagccatcccttggcatatgtcgcaccaaccacccgacaaacgGATTGGGGATTCGTTAAAAATGGCCATGAGAACGGAGTGAATAAACGCAAAGGGGTTGGgacagctgggagggttgtacatggagtacccctctctgcgattgatgcggagaaattcttcttcctcccctttaaacagctcgACCAGTATCTTGGCTGGAGCGGCAGgagtgtccggacctttccgaccataacgggaggcgtcgtcctccccgttgtagtgccacattgggagccctctgtattgaagtggctgaacccctcgcactatggaggtcgccattacctctaATATTGTAAAGCCGGACTGGGCAAGCATCCTTATCTTGCCCAGgagctgacgaacctccgcactATCCTCTTCTTGAAGGCTttgggggcgccagctgtggcgtttcctcAATGGAACACTTGCAAATTCTGGGAGAacctttcgaactgggtcgggaagcgcgacgtcctcaatgtagaaccattcagaaggccattcttcagatgccttcctaggtgtgccggacagatatccggtatcggcgatgcgccatacttcggctccgcccacttcaaatattgacccctcatggttgcgcgggacaagacagaacaacttcctccatagctcaaaatgggcctcaatgcccaggaataattcgcataaagcaacataacccgcaatgtgcagaatggaggcgggggtgaagttgtgcagctggaggccatagtattccagcaaccctcggaggaacggatggattggaaatccgacgcctcttagcagacaggggacgaaacacactcgctccccccggatggattggaGAAGTTCTCTGCTTGAGTCTCACCATTAAAGGAGGTCAGCCCCGCTCggacagggaccagatctgcagggggaagaaatccctgcgtttgcagcttcgctaattgactgtgggacacagaacacctctcccactcgcctttctctgggccggaatgggaggaggagctgggaacgctaaccatgttggaatggtttctcctagcagtctccggggatttttctctgcgtggtgccgaatgggtctaagatccaatctctttaaataggcgctcttccttgcgTGGATGGGGTgctatttgcaaaaataccctgacctttcacattcgctcgacacgtggaagataaagttatttaacgcgcagaagccgaggggagcgacattgatcaacggccgaatacatcacttggaggtcatcggaggaggaacccgccttgcaatgccgaagacaatttgtgtgccgaacacttcgttattgaagactggttcgggggctactgagggagtcctggactaaggggtcctcgggcgtccgacctgttatccatgggctggactggtgggctgtgaagacatgaaggccgaagactctacccgtgtccggattggactctccttggcgtggaaggcaaacctGGCGATCATCTATGAAGATtctttcctatgtaaccgactctgtgtaaccctagatccctccgatgtctatataaatcggagggcgtagtccggataggatatattcgttaccatagtcatacaggctagacttctagggtttagccattacgatctcgtggtagatcaactcttgtaatactcatatttatcaagatcaatcaagtaggaagtagggtattacctccatagagagggcccgaacctgggtaaacatcgtgtcccccgtctcctgttaccatcgatcctagacgcacagtttgggaccccctacccgagatccgccggttttgacaccgacagggttgTCAGTCCCTCATCGGGAAAAAGATAGATTGATTTGtatgagtttggataaatagatctcgcaataacacaaaataaaataagtaaacaaaaagtggagcaaggtatttttgggtttttgaaataatagatctggaaataaaagcggcaaaaaatagatcggaaagcaaatatgataaaagatagactcaggAGTCGTAAATTTCACTAAGATATTGAGCATACAagcaaaaagcgcatggcaacctctgcttccctctgcgaagggtctatctttaacttttatgtatttacttttatgcaagagtcaaagtctttctctctattcctttttattttctcttttggcaagcatcatgtggtgaggaaagatataggaacatatatccagttggatatgggtagcatgggttattattgttgatatcacccttgaggtgagtatgttgggaggcgaaactataagcccttttctttctatgtgttcgattgaaactttttgctcatgtgtatgaggtgagtgttagcaatcatagaagactatatgatggttgagtatgtggacttgcgaAAAAGGTTCCCATACGtcacccttcctgaaaagatgataaattgtagttgcaaagttgactgagaacatagtttgttggtttccaatagagtttatggtttatacttcgatgttgtgatgaattgtcacttattcatgagaagtttatgataaaagttatgtgataaagttttatgttaaagttgttgatgttataataacatacatgatgcttctatgtccgtattttgtttttatcgacacctctttctctaagcatgtggacatgtttttcgattttggttttcacttgaggataagcgaggtctaagcttgggggagttgatatgtccattttgcatcatgtttttctactgttacttatattgtttttatgcataataatgcttttcggagtaattctaatgccttttctctcataatatgcaaggttcacacaaagagggagagtaccgggagctggaaatctggacctaaaaaagctacgtcagactacctattctgcacatctccaaatgagctgaaactttacggagattttttatggaatatataggAAATAATGGAGCAGATAAGTACCAGAGAgggaccaccaggtgggcacaacccacctgggcgcgccagggagcccaggcgcgccctggtgggttgtgccctcctcggcccacctccggtgcccctcttgtggtatataagtcattttgacctaaaaaataaggagaggactttcgggacgaagtgccgccgtctcggGGCGGaaattgggcaggagcacttttgccctccggtggagcgattccgctgggggaacttccctcccggagggggcaatctccatcaacatcttcaacatcaccatctcctcttaaaccatagttcatctcttgtgttcaatctttgtaccggaaccttagattggtgcttgtgggtgagtagtagtgttgattacatcttgtagttgattactatatggtttatttggtggaagattatatgttcagatccattatgttatataatacccctctgatcttgagcatgattatcatttgtgagtagttacttttgttcttgaggtcacgggagaaatcttgttgcaagtaatcatgtgaacttgatatgtgttcgatattttgatggtatgtatgttgtgattccttagtggtgtcatgtgaacgtcgactacatgacacttcaccatatttgggcctaagggaatgcattgtggagtagatattagatgatgggttgcgagagtgacagaagcttaaaccctagtttatgcgctattccgtaagggactgatttggatccaaaagtttaatgctatggttagatttattcttaatacttttctcgtagttgcggatgcttgtgaggtggttaatcataagtaggaggtttgttcaaataagaacaacacctaagcaccggtccacccacatatcaaattatcaaagtagcgaacacaaatcaaaccaacataatgaaagtgactagatgaaattcccgtgtaccctcaagaacgctttgcttactataagagacagTTTTGGACTATCCTttgtctcaaaaggattgggctaccttgctgcacttttgttactgttaccgttacttgctcgttaccaattatcttgctatcaaactactcgttacttataatttcagtgcttgcagacaataccttgctgaaaaccacttgtcatttctttttgctcctcgttgtgttcgacactcttacttatcgaaagaactacgattgatcccctatacttgtaggtcatcagcCACCTTGCCGAGCAGGTGTTCTGTTAGCAGCCCACTAGCTCTGTCGACGCCGAGCATCCGGActacgtgtgcttgctctcccgttctctttacgggttgaagcaggtgCCACGGGCTTGGTACCAGTGTATTGCTGCCTCCCTGCAGTCTCTTGGCTTTAGGTCCACTCGCTCCGATGCTTCACTCTTTATGTATTATCAGAGAGctgacactgcatatctgctgctctacgtcgatgacatcatcctcacggcgtccGCCTCCGAGCTCCTTCAGCGGCTCATGGCTTGTCTTCGTGATGAGtttgccctcaaggacttggggcctctgcattacttcctcggcatcgaggtggtcCGCCGAGCTGACGgtttctttctgcatcagcagaagtacgcccacgagctTCTGGAGCGTGCCGGCATGCTTAACTACAAGCCGTCGGCCATTCCCGTCGAGACAAAGGCCAAGGTCTTTGCCCTGGAAGGGTCTCCCGCGTCCGATGCAACATTTTATCGCTCCATTGTTGGTGCCCTGCAGTACCTGACGCTGACACGCTCGGACCTGCAGTATGttgttcagcaggtgtgcctccagaTGCACTCCCCGCGTGACTCTCATTGGGGCTTGGTGAAGCGTATCCTCCATTACATACGCGGCACTATGTCCTTGGGACTCACattgacggcctccgcctccaccgatctcgtcgcctactctgatgcagactgggccggctgccccgacacccGTCGCTCTACTTCAGGCTAttgcgtctaccttgggccctcgcTGATCTCTTGGTCGTCCAAGCGACATCCCACGGTCTCACGCTCGAGTGCCGAGGCAGACTATCGGGCAGTGGCTAATGCCGTGGCGGAATGCTCTTGGCtccgtcagctgctccaggagttgctttgtgatgttcacaaggccacacATGTCTAGTGCGACAACGTcagcgcggtctacctctccgccaacccggtgcatcatcgtcgtacgaagcatattgagctcgatattcactttGTTTGTGAGCAGGTAGCACTTGGCCGTGTTCGGGTTCTCCACGTTCCGACGACAcaacagtttgctgatgtgatgactaagggattgcctactcccaTCTTTGAGGAGTTCCGGTTCAGTCTCTGCGTCTCCGGCGCTGCTTCgactgcccgggggggggggggtgttgaacatATGTTTTGCATGTATATGTGTATAtcctggcccacctcctagtctttgtATAGTTGAGGCTGAGGCCCACATTGTACTCTTTATATACGTGCACCTGCATCCGATCAATACCATCGTGAGTTGCATTGCCAAACCTCTCTATAACACCGACGACCGACGTTTGTGCCGGGATCCTTAAGTTACTCTCATGCAtgattttgaaaagaaaaaaagaactaaATCTTGCACAAAAAACTTTGGGTGTTCAAATCCAAATTTCAACGGCACAATATTGTATTGGCAGCCAATGGGCAGGCAGGTGCAAATCAAGAAGATGATATACGGGACTTCCGTCCTCGATCCTGCCCTTCACTAATACTCCTCCCACGCACGCACCGAAGTACTTTGAGATCCACGCTGCACATAGTACGTAATTTCCTCGCGCCCCTTCTCACGGGCCCCGCCCGGATAAGCGGGGCCGAGGTCAAACCCAGTCCCGTTCCCTCTCCCGCGCACATGTGCAGGACGACGAAACTTGACGCGCCTGtttggaacacacacacacacacaccgtgcAGAGCAGTTCCTAACTTGAGCTGCACTCCTAGCATGAAGTACCACGCATGCAAAGGTAGTTGTGCCTGCCTGCCTGCGCCCGCACCATCGGCAACCGTGCGCGCGTGCCCGCGGCCAGATCTGCTTCAGAAGGACGCGATCGGGCCTATATATGGCGCCGTGCCCGCCGTCTCGTCGCGCAAACCATGGGCAAGGAGGACCTGGCGCTGACTCTGCTGCGTGCCAGGTTCCGCCATGGCTGCGCGCTGGCGGCCATCGTAGCGCTtgccgcggcggcggctgcgccGAGCGTGGTTGGTGGTTCGTCGTCGTGCGACCTGTTCCAGGGGAGATGGGTCGCGGACGCGTCGTACCCTCTGTACGACGCGGCGAGCTGCCCCTTCGTGCCCGACGTCTTCGACTGCCGCCGCAACGGCCGCCCCGACGCCACCTACCTCAAGTTCCGGTGGAGCCCCGCCGCCTGCCGCCTCCCAAGGTTATTACCGTCGTTATAGCTAGCTACCCGACGAGATGAGTACTCGGTGCACAATGCAGTACGTTAAGCTTTCACGCATTAACAGGGTCTTTTGATGGGCGCAGGTTCGACGGACTGGGCTTCCTGGAGGCGTGGCGCGGGAAGACGGTGATGTTCGTGGGGGACTCGCTGAGCATGAACCAGTGGGTCTCCCTCGCCTGCATGCTCCACGCGGCCGCACCGGGCCCTGCCCGTGTCTCCTCCACCACCGGCGACCCCGTCTCCTCCGTCCGCTTCGAGGTGACCGATCCATCACTGTCAACCCAATCGGTCTCTCTCGTCGGCTACATGCATCGCATGCAAATCATCGCGTTACATTGATTGAACTTCATTTGTTGTCAGGACTACGACCTGTCGGTGGTGCTGTACTTCAGCAAGTTCCTGGTGGACGTGGTGCAGGAGGACGTCGGCCGCGTCCTCAAGCTGGACTCGATGCAGGGCGCGGACTCCTGGCGCGGCGCCCACCTGCTCGTCTTCAACACGTGGCACTGGTGGACCTACAAGGGCGCCAGCCAAGTGTACGTATTCTGTCGATCGTTGTCCCTATACGCGTACGTGTACCGAAATACAGATGAATATGTAACCAAGTTTCGCCTGGTCATTCATGTGCAGGTGGGACTACATGCAGGAGGGAAACACGACGTAC
Protein-coding regions in this window:
- the LOC123171141 gene encoding protein trichome birefringence-like 38 → MGKEDLALTLLRARFRHGCALAAIVALAAAAAAPSVVGGSSSCDLFQGRWVADASYPLYDAASCPFVPDVFDCRRNGRPDATYLKFRWSPAACRLPRFDGLGFLEAWRGKTVMFVGDSLSMNQWVSLACMLHAAAPGPARVSSTTGDPVSSVRFEDYDLSVVLYFSKFLVDVVQEDVGRVLKLDSMQGADSWRGAHLLVFNTWHWWTYKGASQVWDYMQEGNTTYNDMDRLAAFSKGLATWARWVDANVDASLTRVVYQGVSPSHYTSMEQESDGAAPASGGCFQQTRPRQVATDGDERVFPQQVVVRGVIASMSTPVSLLDITSLSQLRIDAHPSVYGGPGRDGMDCTHWCIAGLPDAWNHILYAMLLQGT